From the Synechococcus sp. Nb3U1 genome, the window TTCCGTTTCTCCCCATGCCCTAGCCGCAGAAGAACCCCACTCAGCTGCCCTTTATGGGCCAGGTTCTGGCTCACTTTCCCCAACATCCCGCGATGGCAGCAGTTTGCCTGCTTCCGCCACCCTCGGACTGGAAGTGAATGGCGGCCTGCCAATGCGCGCGCCGGATCTCAACCCCAAGTACTCCTTTTCCCGCTTTGTGGTCGGCTCCAACAATCGCATGGCCCATGCCGCGGCCCTGGCGGTGGCGGATAAGCCCGGGCGCGCCTACAACCCTCTTTTTCTCTGTGGTGGGGTCGGGCTGGGCAAAACCCACCTGATGCAGGCGATTGGCCACTACCAACTGGAGGCGGATCGGCGGGCCAAAATTTTTTACGTGTCTACCGAGCGCTTCACCAACGATTTGATTGATGCGATCCGGCGGGACGGTATGCAATCATTTCGGGAGCATTACCGGGATGTGGATGTCTTATTGGTAGATGATATCCAGTTCATCGAAGGTAAAGAATACACCCAGGAAGAGTTTTTTCATACTTTCAATACCCTGCATGAATCCGGCAAACAAATCATCCTGGCCGCCGATCGCTCCCCCCATCTGATCCCCCGTCTTCAGGAACGGTTGTGTTCCCGCTTTTCCATGGGCTTGATCGCCGAGATTCAATCACCGGATATCGAAACCCGCATGGCTATTCTCAAGAAAAAAGCCGAGTACGAGGGGATGAACCTACCCGCCGGGGTGATCGAGTACATCGCCACCACCTACACCAACAACATTCGGGAGTTAGAAGGAGCTTTGATTCGAGCTGTGGCCTATGTCTCCATCTCCGGCCTGCCGATGAGTGTGGACACCATTCAGCCGATCCTCAACCCCCCCACCGAACCGAAAGAGATCACCGCCGACATTGTCATTGGCGTGGTTTGTGAAGAATTCGGCATCGACCGCGACAGTCTTCTCGGCTCCTCCCGCAAACGGGATATCAGCCAAGCACGGCAAGTAGCAATGTTTTTGATGCGCCACCACACCAACCTCAGTCTGCCCAAAATCGGGGATTATTTTGGAGGAAAAGATCACACCACGGTTATCTATAGCTGCGAAAAGGTCACTCAGTTACAGCGGGAAAATCTGCAATTTGAGCGACAACTGCAAAACCTGGCGGAGCGACTACGGGTCACCGCCAACAACCGAGACACCTAAAGGGAA encodes:
- the dnaA gene encoding chromosomal replication initiator protein DnaA; the encoded protein is MDISLDQLWDEALGHLQVQLSRPTFEAWIKTARAESLVDNRLTICTPSEWARGWLQKHYAPTITEVVQRVAGIPLQVEFSVSPHALAAEEPHSAALYGPGSGSLSPTSRDGSSLPASATLGLEVNGGLPMRAPDLNPKYSFSRFVVGSNNRMAHAAALAVADKPGRAYNPLFLCGGVGLGKTHLMQAIGHYQLEADRRAKIFYVSTERFTNDLIDAIRRDGMQSFREHYRDVDVLLVDDIQFIEGKEYTQEEFFHTFNTLHESGKQIILAADRSPHLIPRLQERLCSRFSMGLIAEIQSPDIETRMAILKKKAEYEGMNLPAGVIEYIATTYTNNIRELEGALIRAVAYVSISGLPMSVDTIQPILNPPTEPKEITADIVIGVVCEEFGIDRDSLLGSSRKRDISQARQVAMFLMRHHTNLSLPKIGDYFGGKDHTTVIYSCEKVTQLQRENLQFERQLQNLAERLRVTANNRDT